CGAGCAACCGCTCCTTCTGCTCATCGGGGCTGATGTGGAGCATCACCTTAACGATCTTCGTCCCGGCGGCGGTCTGCCGGGCTTCGAATTCGTTGATGGCCTGGTAGCGGCGTTCGAGTTCCTTCGGATCCGCCCAACGGTGGACGCGGTGGATCAGGACGTCCTCGTAGTGGGACCGGTCAAAGACTCCCACCATGCCGGCCGCGGGCACTTCCTTCTCGATCCGCCACAGGAAGTCATACGACTTCTCCTCGTCGGTGGGGGCCTTAAACGACCTCAACTGGACCCCCTGCGGGTTCATGGTGCCCATCACGTGGTTCACGATTCCACCCTTGCCAGCGGTGTCCATGGCCTGCAGGATCAACAGGAGGCGCTTGGTGCCGCCGAACCGGGACTCGGCAAAGAGCTGCTCCTGGAACACCGTCAGGTTATCGTCCAGGTCGGAGAGCAGCAGCTCGCCATCACTTTTGTCCCCCGGGTATCCCGGGGTGGCGTCCGGATCCACGTCCTTCAGCCTGAAACCCTTACCCACCTTCAAAGTCTCAGAAGGGTGCTGCTTGAATCTCACGATGTCTGACATCCCTTGCCTCTTTCCGGTTCAGGCAGCCTCCGTTCGGAACGCCGGACAACCGCCCGCGCCGCTGCTCAGTTCAGGCTAGTTCCCCTTGTACCGGCTCAGGAAGTCCGCCATACGGTTGATGGCCTCCTCCAGATCCTTCACAAGCGGCAGGGTGACCATCCGGAAGTGGTCGGGGCGGACCCAGTTGAAGGCGCGGCCGTGGGAGACAAGGATCTTTTGTTCACGCAGCAGGTCCAGGACAAACTTCTCATCGTCGCGGATGCGGTAAACCTCAGGATCGAGCTTGGGGAAGAGGTACATCGCCCCCCGTGCCTGCTGCGTGCTGACCCCGGGAATGGCGTTGAGCATGTCATAGGCCTTGTTCCGCTGCTCGAGCAGCCGGCCGCCCGGCAGGATCAGATCGTTGATGCTCTGGTATCCGCCCAGCGCCGTCTGGATCGCGTGCTGCGCCGGGACGTTCGCGCACAGACGCATGTTCGCCAGCAGGTTGATGCCCTCGAGATAATCCGCGGCTTCCTTTTTTGGTCCGGAAATAGCCATCCACCCCGCCCGGTAGCCGCACACCCGGTAGGCCTTGGACAGTCCGCTGAAAGTCAGGCACAGGACGTCGTCACCGGTAAGGCTGGCCATGTTCACGTGCACGGCGTCCTCATAGAGGATCTTTTCGTAGATCTCGTCGGCGAACAGCACCAGTCCGTGCTTTTCGGCCAGGACCACAATCTTCTTGAGCGTTTCCTCTGGATAGACGGCGCCGGTGGGGTTGTTGGGGTTGATCACCACGATGCCCTTGGTGCGCGGGGTGATTTTCGCTTCGAGGTCCTCCAGGTCGGGCTGCCAGCCGGACTCCTCATCGCACAGGTAGTGCACCGGCCGGCCGCCGGCCAGGGCCACGGAGGCCGTCCAGAGCGGGTAGTCCGGCGTGGGGATGAGGACCTCGTCGCCGTCGTCCAGCAGCGCCATCAAGGACATGGTGATAAGTTCGCTGACGCCGTTGCCAAGGTAGATGTCATCGACGTGGATGTTCTGGATCCCGCGGGTCTGGTAGTACTGGGAGACAGCTGTCCGGGCCGAGAAGATGCCGCGGGAGTCGCTGTAGCCCTGGGCGTGCGGCAGGTGTCGGATCATGTCCACCAGGATCGCGTCCGGCGCTTCAAACCCAAACGGGGCCGGATTTCCGATGTTCAGTTTGAGGATCCGATGACCCTCCGCCTCCATTTGCTGGGCGGCCTGAAGGATCGGTCCACGGATGTCGTAAAGGACATTATGAAGCTTGGTGGACTGCTTGAATTCTGCCATTCATCAAATATGCCATATGGCGGATGTAGTTCCGGCGAGATCTGACTCACAACACCGGGCCGCCGTCACAGGCGGAAGAACCGCGACGGCGGCCGCCGGCCCGCCCCGCATCCGCAGGGAAGTCCGGCCACCGCCGTCGTTCCTCAGAAAAAGCCGGGGGCAGGCCCTACTTGACCAGTCCCTTGTCCTTGAGCCAGGCCGCAGCAGCGTCCTTCGGGTTTTGCTTCTGGCTGCCGCTGACAGCCCGGTTGAGGTTAATCAGGTCTTCGGTGGTGAGAACCTTCGAGACCGCGTTCAGGGTTTCCTTCGCCTTGTCCGTCATCTTGGCCTTGTTGTACAGCGGGAGGACCTGCTGGGCGATGAAGTTGTCCTTCGGGTCCTCGAGCACCACCAGGTCGTTGTCTGCGATGGACGGAGTGGTGGTGTAGATGTCGGCTACCTGGACCTGGTCCGAGAGGAGGGCCTTGAGCGTGACGGCACCCCCGCCGTCGCTGAACGGTTCCAGCTTCTTGGGCACGCAGTCGTAGTTCTTCTTCAGGCCGGGGAGCCCGTAGGCGCGCTCCGCGAAGGTCGCCGGGGCACCCACCACGATTTCGCTGCAGACTTTGGCGAGGTCCTCGATCGACTTCAACTGGTACTTCTCCGCAGTGGCCTTGGTCACAACCATCGCGTCCTTGTCCTCTGCCTTGGAAGCCTCCAGCACGGCCAGTCCCTCAGGCAGCTTCTCCGAGAGTGCCTTGTAGATGTCTCCCGCGGAGACCTCCGTGGCGTCCTTGCTCACGTGCAGCAGCAGGTTTCCGCTGTAATCGGGAATGACGTCCACTGATCCGTCCTGGACCGCCTTGAAATAAACCTCGCGGGAACCGATGTTCGGCTTGGTGCTTGCCGTGACGCCGGCCCCGTTCAGCGCACCGGCGTAGACCTCGGCGACGATCTGGCTTTCAGGGAAATCGGCCGAACCGATTACGAGGGCCGCGCCGGAACCGGAGCCGGTTTCGGCAGAGGCGGGTGCGGTGGAGAGCGGATCGGATGAGCCGCCGCAGGCGGACAATGCCATGGCCAGGCCGACGCCGGCGGCCAGGCCGCCGAATGCGCGCCTGCCGAGTGCTCGTTGGCGGGTTTCCTTCATGACGTACCTCCTTGAACAACAGTCCCCGCTGGTACGGGGTCTGTGAGATCAACCGCAGCCTGATGGCTTCGGTTTGGCTGTGATGCGGTTCCCCGGGACAGGAAGAGCCGCTGGATGAGGGCAAGGGCCAGGTCGACGGTGATCGCGAGGCCGGCGATGAGCAGGGAGCCGCCCAGCATCTGCGGGAAGTCTGAGAGCACAAGCCCGTCGAACAAGTAGCGGCCAAGCCCCCCCAGGTTGATATATGCGACGACCGAGACGGTGGCGATGGCCTGGAGTGTACCGGTCCGGAATCCGCCGTACATCACGGGCAGCGCGTTGGGAAACTCGGCCCGGAAGAGCACCTGGAGTTCGGTCATGCCCATGGCCCGCGCGGCGTCGACGACGTTCCGGTCCACACTGGAAATGCCGGCATAGGTGCCGGCGAGCAGCGGCGGCACGGTCAGGATCACAAGCGCCCAGATCGGCGGCATCAGTCCGATGCCGGCCAGCAGGACAAAGAGCGTCAGCAGGCCGAGGGTCGGCAGCGCACGCAGGGCGCCGGCGAGAGCAACAACGGCGACCCGCCC
This genomic window from Arthrobacter sp. EM1 contains:
- a CDS encoding PPK2 family polyphosphate kinase — protein: MSDIVRFKQHPSETLKVGKGFRLKDVDPDATPGYPGDKSDGELLLSDLDDNLTVFQEQLFAESRFGGTKRLLLILQAMDTAGKGGIVNHVMGTMNPQGVQLRSFKAPTDEEKSYDFLWRIEKEVPAAGMVGVFDRSHYEDVLIHRVHRWADPKELERRYQAINEFEARQTAAGTKIVKVMLHISPDEQKERLLARLDDPAKLWKYSSNDLKERAFWDDYMAAYQAAFDHTNSSASPWHVVPANKKWYARIAVQQLLLDAMDGLKLEWPVPELDVALERDLVERS
- a CDS encoding pyridoxal phosphate-dependent aminotransferase — protein: MAEFKQSTKLHNVLYDIRGPILQAAQQMEAEGHRILKLNIGNPAPFGFEAPDAILVDMIRHLPHAQGYSDSRGIFSARTAVSQYYQTRGIQNIHVDDIYLGNGVSELITMSLMALLDDGDEVLIPTPDYPLWTASVALAGGRPVHYLCDEESGWQPDLEDLEAKITPRTKGIVVINPNNPTGAVYPEETLKKIVVLAEKHGLVLFADEIYEKILYEDAVHVNMASLTGDDVLCLTFSGLSKAYRVCGYRAGWMAISGPKKEAADYLEGINLLANMRLCANVPAQHAIQTALGGYQSINDLILPGGRLLEQRNKAYDMLNAIPGVSTQQARGAMYLFPKLDPEVYRIRDDEKFVLDLLREQKILVSHGRAFNWVRPDHFRMVTLPLVKDLEEAINRMADFLSRYKGN
- a CDS encoding ABC transporter substrate-binding protein encodes the protein MKETRQRALGRRAFGGLAAGVGLAMALSACGGSSDPLSTAPASAETGSGSGAALVIGSADFPESQIVAEVYAGALNGAGVTASTKPNIGSREVYFKAVQDGSVDVIPDYSGNLLLHVSKDATEVSAGDIYKALSEKLPEGLAVLEASKAEDKDAMVVTKATAEKYQLKSIEDLAKVCSEIVVGAPATFAERAYGLPGLKKNYDCVPKKLEPFSDGGGAVTLKALLSDQVQVADIYTTTPSIADNDLVVLEDPKDNFIAQQVLPLYNKAKMTDKAKETLNAVSKVLTTEDLINLNRAVSGSQKQNPKDAAAAWLKDKGLVK
- a CDS encoding ABC transporter permease, with the translated sequence MSNVVTETFAWLGDPKHWTGSAGIPERLVEHLLYTGLVMLIATAIAVPIGLYVGHTGRGRVAVVALAGALRALPTLGLLTLFVLLAGIGLMPPIWALVILTVPPLLAGTYAGISSVDRNVVDAARAMGMTELQVLFRAEFPNALPVMYGGFRTGTLQAIATVSVVAYINLGGLGRYLFDGLVLSDFPQMLGGSLLIAGLAITVDLALALIQRLFLSRGTASQPNRSHQAAVDLTDPVPAGTVVQGGTS